In one window of Eubalaena glacialis isolate mEubGla1 chromosome 13, mEubGla1.1.hap2.+ XY, whole genome shotgun sequence DNA:
- the OPRL1 gene encoding nociceptin receptor isoform X2 — protein MKTATNIYIFNLALADTLVLLTLPFQGTDVLLGFWPFGNALCKTVIAIDYYNMFTSTFTLTAMSVDRYVAICHPIRALDVRTSSKAQAVNVAIWALASVVGVPVAIMGSAQVEDEEIECLVEIPTPQDYWGPVFAVCIFLFSFIIPVLIISVCYSLMIRRLRGVRLLSGSREKDRNLRRITRLVLVVVAVFVGCWTPVQVFVLVQGLGVQPGSETAVAILRFCTALGYVNSCLNPILYAFLDENFKACFRKFCCAPTLRREMQVSDRVRSIAKDVALARKTSEMVPRPA, from the exons ATGAAGACAGCTACCAACATTTACATCTTTAACTTGGCCCTGGCAGACACTTTGGTGCTGCTGACACTGCCCTTCCAGGGCACAGATGTCCTGCTGGGCTTCTGGCCATTTGGGAACGCCCTGTGCAAGACAGTCATCGCCATTGACTATTACAACATGTTCACCAGCACCTTCACGCTGACTGCCATGAGTGTGGACCGCTACGTAGCCATCTGCCACCCCATCCGTGCCCTTGACGTCCGGACATCCAGCAAGGCCCAGGCTGTCAATGTGGCCATCTGGGCCCTGGCCTCAGTTGTCGGCGTTCCTGTTGCCATCATGGGCTCGGCACAGGTTGAGGATGAAG AGATTGAGTGTCTGGTGGAGATCCCCACCCCCCAGGACTACTGGGGCCCCGTGTTTGCCGTCTgcatcttcctcttctccttcatcATCCCCGTGCTCATCATCTCGGTCTGCTACAGCCTGATGATCCGGCGGCTGCGAGGCGTCCGCCTGCTCTCAGGCTCCCGGGAGAAGGACCGGAACCTGCGGCGCATCACGCggctggtgctggtggtggtggctgtGTTCGTGGGCTGCTGGACGCCCGTCCAGGTCTTTGTGCTGGTCCAAGGGCTGGGCGTCCAGCCAGGCAGTGAGACTGCGGTGGCCATCCTACGTTTCTGCACGGCCCTCGGCTATGTCAACAGCTGCCTCAACCCCATCCTCTACGCCTTCCTGGACGAGAACTTCAAGGCCTGCTTCCGCAAGTTCTGCTGCGCGCCCACCCTGCGCCGGGAGATGCAGGTGTCAGACCGCGTGCGCAGCATTGCCAAGGATGTGGCTCTTGCTCGCAAGACCTCTGAGATGGTGCCACGGCCGGCATGA
- the TCEA2 gene encoding transcription elongation factor A protein 2 isoform X2: MMGKEEEIARIARRLDKMVTKKSAEGAMDLLRELKAMPVTLHLLQSTRVGMSVNALRKQSSDEEVVTLAKSLIKSWKKLLDASDAKARERRRGGPLPTSSSKEASEAQDPSRKRPELPRTPSTPRITTFPPVPVTCDAVRNKCREMLTAALQTDHDHVAVGADCERLSAQIEECIFRDVGNTDMKYKNRVRSRLSNLKDAKNPGLRRNVLCGAITPQQIAVMTSEEMASDELKEIRKAMTKEAIREHQMARTGGTQTDLFTCGKCRKKSCTYTQVQTRSSDEPMTTFVVCNECGNRWKVVLLSPAHVCLQPWATASAGRRPFPILCQQIQLLWRPALCPPGLPQKAAHPAPHPACRAPFFLFPPRY; the protein is encoded by the exons ATGATGGGCAAGGAGGAGGAGATTGCGCGGATCGCCCGGAGGCTGGACAAGATGGTGACCAAGAAGAGCGCG GAGGGAGCCATGGACCTGCTGCGGGAACTGAAGGCCATGCCCGTCACGCTGCACCTGCTGCAG TCCACCCGCGTCGGCATGTCCGTCAACGCCCTGCGGAAGCAGAGCTCGGACGAGGAGGTCGTCACGCTGGCCAAGTCTCTCATCAAGTCCTGGAAAAAGCTCCTGG ATGCTTCAGATGCCAAAGCCAGGGAGCGGAGAAGGGGCGGGCCTCTGCCCACATCGTCCTCCAAGGAGGCCTCCGAGGCCCAGGACCCCAG CCGCAAGAGGCCAGAGCTGCCCAGGACGCCATCGACACCCAGGATCACCACGTTTCCTCCGGTGCCGGTCACCTGTGACGCCGTGCGCAACAAGTGTCGCGAGATGCTGACCGCTGCCCTGCAGACGGACC ATGACCACGTGGCTGTCGGTGCAGACTGTGAGCGCTTGTCGGCCCAGATCGAGGAAT GCATCTTCCGGGACGTGGGGAACACGGACATGAAGTACAAGAACCGCGTGCGGAGCCGCCTCTCCAACCTCAAGGACGCCAAGAACCCCGGCCTGCGGCGCAACGTGCTGTGCGGCGCCATCACGCCCCAGCAGATCGCCGTCATGACCTCGGAG GAGATGGCCAGCGACGAGCTGAAGGAGATCCGCAAGGCCATGACCAAGGAGGCCATCCGCGAGCACCAGATGGCGCGCACGGGCGGCACGCAGACCGACCTGTTCACCTGCGGCAAGTGCAGGAAGAAGAGCTGCACCTACACGCAG GTGCAGACCCGCAGCTCCGATGAGCCTATGACCACGTTCGTCGTCTGCAACGAGTGTGGAAACCGCTGGAAGGTAG TTCTGCTGAGCCCTGCGCATGTGTGCCTGCAGCCTTGGGCCACGGCCAGTGCGGGCCGTCGCCCTTTCCCCATCCTCTGCCAACAGATACAGCTTCTCTGGAGACCTGCTCTTTGCCCACCTGGCCTTCCTCAGAAGGCAGcacaccctgccccccaccctgcctgccgagcacctttcttcctctttcccccccgttattaa
- the TCEA2 gene encoding transcription elongation factor A protein 2 isoform X3, translating to MDLLRELKAMPVTLHLLQSTRVGMSVNALRKQSSDEEVVTLAKSLIKSWKKLLDASDAKARERRRGGPLPTSSSKEASEAQDPSGPLSSRKRPELPRTPSTPRITTFPPVPVTCDAVRNKCREMLTAALQTDHDHVAVGADCERLSAQIEECIFRDVGNTDMKYKNRVRSRLSNLKDAKNPGLRRNVLCGAITPQQIAVMTSEEMASDELKEIRKAMTKEAIREHQMARTGGTQTDLFTCGKCRKKSCTYTQVQTRSSDEPMTTFVVCNECGNRWKVVLLSPAHVCLQPWATASAGRRPFPILCQQIQLLWRPALCPPGLPQKAAHPAPHPACRAPFFLFPPRY from the exons ATGGACCTGCTGCGGGAACTGAAGGCCATGCCCGTCACGCTGCACCTGCTGCAG TCCACCCGCGTCGGCATGTCCGTCAACGCCCTGCGGAAGCAGAGCTCGGACGAGGAGGTCGTCACGCTGGCCAAGTCTCTCATCAAGTCCTGGAAAAAGCTCCTGG ATGCTTCAGATGCCAAAGCCAGGGAGCGGAGAAGGGGCGGGCCTCTGCCCACATCGTCCTCCAAGGAGGCCTCCGAGGCCCAGGACCCCAG CGGGCCTCTCTCCAGCCGCAAGAGGCCAGAGCTGCCCAGGACGCCATCGACACCCAGGATCACCACGTTTCCTCCGGTGCCGGTCACCTGTGACGCCGTGCGCAACAAGTGTCGCGAGATGCTGACCGCTGCCCTGCAGACGGACC ATGACCACGTGGCTGTCGGTGCAGACTGTGAGCGCTTGTCGGCCCAGATCGAGGAAT GCATCTTCCGGGACGTGGGGAACACGGACATGAAGTACAAGAACCGCGTGCGGAGCCGCCTCTCCAACCTCAAGGACGCCAAGAACCCCGGCCTGCGGCGCAACGTGCTGTGCGGCGCCATCACGCCCCAGCAGATCGCCGTCATGACCTCGGAG GAGATGGCCAGCGACGAGCTGAAGGAGATCCGCAAGGCCATGACCAAGGAGGCCATCCGCGAGCACCAGATGGCGCGCACGGGCGGCACGCAGACCGACCTGTTCACCTGCGGCAAGTGCAGGAAGAAGAGCTGCACCTACACGCAG GTGCAGACCCGCAGCTCCGATGAGCCTATGACCACGTTCGTCGTCTGCAACGAGTGTGGAAACCGCTGGAAGGTAG TTCTGCTGAGCCCTGCGCATGTGTGCCTGCAGCCTTGGGCCACGGCCAGTGCGGGCCGTCGCCCTTTCCCCATCCTCTGCCAACAGATACAGCTTCTCTGGAGACCTGCTCTTTGCCCACCTGGCCTTCCTCAGAAGGCAGcacaccctgccccccaccctgcctgccgagcacctttcttcctctttcccccccgttattaa
- the RGS19 gene encoding regulator of G-protein signaling 19 isoform X1 yields MPTPPEAEKQHTGPEEGDQPPSMSGPDAAPPAPPGRSPCCLCWCCCCSCSWNEERRRAWRASRESRLQPLPSCEACATPSPEEVRSWAQSFDKLMHSPAGRSVFREFLRTEYSEENMLFWLACEELKAEANQHVVDEKARLIYEDYVSILSPKEVSLDSRVREGINKKMQEPSAHTFDDAQLQIYTLMHRDSYPRFLSSPAYRALLLRGRSTSSSEA; encoded by the exons ATGCCCACCCCGCCTGAGGCTGAGAAGCAG CACACAGGGCCAGAGGAGGGGGACCAGCCTCCCTCCATGTCCGGTCCCGATGCGGCCCCCCCGGCCCCCCCCGGGCGAAGCCCCTGCTGCTTGTGCTGGTGCTGCTGTTGCAGCTGCTCTTG GAACGAGGAGAGGCGGCGAGCGTGGCGAGCCTCCCGGGAGAGCaggctgcagcccctccccagctGCGAAGCCTG tgccacgccgagccccgAGGAGGTTCGGAGCTGGGCGCAGTCCTTCGACAAGCTGATGCACAGCCCAGCGGGCCGCAGCGTGTTCCGGGAGTTCCTGCGCACCGAGTACAGCGAGGAGAACATGCTCTTCTGGCTGGCGTGCGAGGAGCTCAAGGCCGAGGCCAACCAGCACGTGGTGGACGAGAAGGCGCGCCTCATCTACGAGGACTATGTGTCCATCTTGTCCCCCAAGGAG GTGAGCCTGGACTCCCGGGTGCGGGAGGGCATCAACAAGAAGATGCAGGAGCCGTCGGCGCACACGTTTGACGACGCGCAGCTGCAGATTTACACGCTGATGCACCGAGACTCCTACCCCCGCTTCCTCAGCTCCCCCGCCTACCGCGCCCTGCTGCTCCGGGGGCGCTCCACGTCCTCCAGTGAAGCCTAG
- the NPBWR2 gene encoding LOW QUALITY PROTEIN: neuropeptides B/W receptor type 2 (The sequence of the model RefSeq protein was modified relative to this genomic sequence to represent the inferred CDS: inserted 2 bases in 1 codon; substituted 1 base at 1 genomic stop codon): MEATGPEGLDSRGSPLPGATGAGLSWDNGTRHSVAFPEPLPALHELLSVVYSVICTVGLTGNAAVICVIPRAPKTKTVTHAFIPNLATADGLFSLVLPTNIAEHVLQRWPLGELLCKLVLAIDHCNIFSSVCFLAATSTDRYLVVLATARSRRMPRHAGRGAKIASLCIWLAVTVATLPFFTFAGVYSNELQVTSCGLSFPRPERAWFQASRIYTLVLGFAVPTCTLCALYADLLRRLQALRLHSGAKALGKANRKVSLQVLAVLAVGLLCWTPFHLAXVVALTTDLPQTPLVIIISYVVTSLSYTSSCLNPFLXAFLDHSFWKSLRPTFRCPGA, encoded by the exons ATGGAGGCCACGGGGCCGGAGGGCCTGGACAGCCGAGGCTCCCCCTTGCCAGGCGCAACGGGCGCCGGCCTCTCTTGGGACAACGGCACCAGACACAGCGTCGCGTTCCCTGAGCCGCTGCCGGCTCTCCACGAGCTCCTGTCAGTGGTGTACTCTGTCATCTGCACCGTGGGGCTAACGGGCAACGCGGCCGTCATCTGTGTGATCCCGAGAGCGCCCAAGACGAAGACGGTGACCCACGCGTTCATCCCGAACCTGGCCACCGCCGACGGACTCTTCTCACTGGTGCTGCCCACCAACATCGCCGAGCACGTGCTGCAGCGCTGGCCCCTTGGGGAGCTGCTCTGCAAGCTGGTGCTGGCCATCGACCACTGCAACATCTTCTCCAGCGTCTGCTTCCTGGCCGCCACGAGCACGGACCGCTACCTGGTGGTGCTGGCCACGGCGCGGTCCCGCCGCATGCCCCGGCACGCTGGCCGCGGGGCTAAGATCGCCAGCCTGTGCATCTGGCTGGCTGTCACTGTCGCAACGCTGCCCTTCTTCACCTTCGCCGGAGTCTACAGCAATGAGCTGCAGGTCACAAGCTGCGGGCTGAGCTTCCCACGGCCTGAGCGGGCCTGGTTCCAGGCGAGCCGCATCTACACGCTGGTGCTGGGCTTCGCGGTGCCCACGTGCACCCTCTGTGCTCTCTACGCGGACCTGCTGCGGAGGCTGCAGGCCCTGCGGCTCCACTCCGGAGCCAAGGCTCTGGGCAAGGCCAACCGGAAGGTGAGTCTCCAGGTCCTGGCTGTGCTGGCCGTGGGCCTGCTCTGCTGGACGCCCTTCCACCTGGC TGTCGTGGCCCTGACCACAGACCTGCCCCAGACGCCACTGGTCATCATCATCTCCTATGTCGTCACCAGCCTCAGCTACACCAGCTCCTGCCTCAACCCCTTCCTCTAGGCCTTCCTGGACCACAGCTTCTGGAAGAGCCTCCGCCCCACGTTCCGGTGCCCAGGGGCATGA
- the LKAAEAR1 gene encoding protein LKAAEAR1: MQPEPAKGTARRVPRERAGKGAQGAGARVGCAKAEPPTLGWALTLEGLAAMRPAQRHSHLLFGDLLEDVGAAASVFPSESAELGYRMPDPRAWTLPLEPPAQRQDRVLGVLKAAEARGRVRALRLRYARLRAEEVSLLILRQKSARAALRLELFLPPQLKPTRIPDPLDRQERRRVETILEEKVDGSIFPR, encoded by the exons ATGCAGCCAGAGCCGGCGAAGGGGACCGCGCGCAGGGTCCCGCGGGAGCGAGCGGGCAAGGGTGCGCAGGGCGCAGGGGCCCGCGTGGGGTGTGCCAAGGCGGAGCCCCCGACGCTGGGTTGGGCCCTCACGCTGGAGGGGCTGGCGGCCATGCGGCCCGCGCAGCGCCACAGCCACCTGCTCTTCGGCGACCTGCTGGAGGACGTGGGCGCGGCCGCTTCCGTCTTCCCGAGCGAGTCAGCGGAGCTGGGGTACCGCATGCCTGACCCGCGCGCGTGGACGCTGCCGCTCGAGCCGCCCGCGCAGCGCCAGGACCGGGTCCTCGGCGTCCTCAAGGCCGCCGAGGCCCGCGGCCGAGTCCGCGCTCTCCGACTGCGCTACGCCCGCCTGCGG GCGGAGGAGGTCTCGCTCCTCATCCTGCGGCAGAAGTCCGCGCGCGCCGCCCTCCGGCTGGAGCTGTTCCTGCCGCCGCAGCTGAAGCCCACGCGGATCCCAGACCCCCTGGACCGTCAAGAG CGGAGGCGCGTGGAAACCATTCTGGAGGAGAAAGTCGACGGCAGCATCTTCCCGCGCTGA
- the OPRL1 gene encoding nociceptin receptor isoform X1, with the protein MESLFPAPFWDVLYGGRLQGNLSLLSPNHSLLPPHLLLNASHGAFLPLGLKVTIVGLYLAVCIGGLLGNCLVIHTKMKTATNIYIFNLALADTLVLLTLPFQGTDVLLGFWPFGNALCKTVIAIDYYNMFTSTFTLTAMSVDRYVAICHPIRALDVRTSSKAQAVNVAIWALASVVGVPVAIMGSAQVEDEEIECLVEIPTPQDYWGPVFAVCIFLFSFIIPVLIISVCYSLMIRRLRGVRLLSGSREKDRNLRRITRLVLVVVAVFVGCWTPVQVFVLVQGLGVQPGSETAVAILRFCTALGYVNSCLNPILYAFLDENFKACFRKFCCAPTLRREMQVSDRVRSIAKDVALARKTSEMVPRPA; encoded by the exons ATGGAGTCCCTCTTCCCTGCCCCGTTCTGGGACGTCCTCTACGGCGGCCGCCTGCAGGGCAACCTGTCCCTCCTAAGCCCCAACCACAGCCTGCTGCCCCCGCACCTGCTGCTCAACGCCAGCCACGGCGCCTTCCTGCCCCTCGGGCTCAAGGTCACCATCGTGGGGCTCTACCTGGCTGTGTGCATCGGGGGGCTGCTGGGGAACTGTCTCGTCAT ACACACCAAGATGAAGACAGCTACCAACATTTACATCTTTAACTTGGCCCTGGCAGACACTTTGGTGCTGCTGACACTGCCCTTCCAGGGCACAGATGTCCTGCTGGGCTTCTGGCCATTTGGGAACGCCCTGTGCAAGACAGTCATCGCCATTGACTATTACAACATGTTCACCAGCACCTTCACGCTGACTGCCATGAGTGTGGACCGCTACGTAGCCATCTGCCACCCCATCCGTGCCCTTGACGTCCGGACATCCAGCAAGGCCCAGGCTGTCAATGTGGCCATCTGGGCCCTGGCCTCAGTTGTCGGCGTTCCTGTTGCCATCATGGGCTCGGCACAGGTTGAGGATGAAG AGATTGAGTGTCTGGTGGAGATCCCCACCCCCCAGGACTACTGGGGCCCCGTGTTTGCCGTCTgcatcttcctcttctccttcatcATCCCCGTGCTCATCATCTCGGTCTGCTACAGCCTGATGATCCGGCGGCTGCGAGGCGTCCGCCTGCTCTCAGGCTCCCGGGAGAAGGACCGGAACCTGCGGCGCATCACGCggctggtgctggtggtggtggctgtGTTCGTGGGCTGCTGGACGCCCGTCCAGGTCTTTGTGCTGGTCCAAGGGCTGGGCGTCCAGCCAGGCAGTGAGACTGCGGTGGCCATCCTACGTTTCTGCACGGCCCTCGGCTATGTCAACAGCTGCCTCAACCCCATCCTCTACGCCTTCCTGGACGAGAACTTCAAGGCCTGCTTCCGCAAGTTCTGCTGCGCGCCCACCCTGCGCCGGGAGATGCAGGTGTCAGACCGCGTGCGCAGCATTGCCAAGGATGTGGCTCTTGCTCGCAAGACCTCTGAGATGGTGCCACGGCCGGCATGA
- the TCEA2 gene encoding transcription elongation factor A protein 2 isoform X4, with protein MMGKEEEIARIARRLDKMVTKKSAEGAMDLLRELKAMPVTLHLLQSTRVGMSVNALRKQSSDEEVVTLAKSLIKSWKKLLDASDAKARERRRGGPLPTSSSKEASEAQDPSGPLSSRKRPELPRTPSTPRITTFPPVPVTCDAVRNKCREMLTAALQTDHDHVAVGADCERLSAQIEECIFRDVGNTDMKYKNRVRSRLSNLKDAKNPGLRRNVLCGAITPQQIAVMTSEEMASDELKEIRKAMTKEAIREHQMARTGGTQTDLFTCGKCRKKSCTYTQVQTRSSDEPMTTFVVCNECGNRWKFC; from the exons ATGATGGGCAAGGAGGAGGAGATTGCGCGGATCGCCCGGAGGCTGGACAAGATGGTGACCAAGAAGAGCGCG GAGGGAGCCATGGACCTGCTGCGGGAACTGAAGGCCATGCCCGTCACGCTGCACCTGCTGCAG TCCACCCGCGTCGGCATGTCCGTCAACGCCCTGCGGAAGCAGAGCTCGGACGAGGAGGTCGTCACGCTGGCCAAGTCTCTCATCAAGTCCTGGAAAAAGCTCCTGG ATGCTTCAGATGCCAAAGCCAGGGAGCGGAGAAGGGGCGGGCCTCTGCCCACATCGTCCTCCAAGGAGGCCTCCGAGGCCCAGGACCCCAG CGGGCCTCTCTCCAGCCGCAAGAGGCCAGAGCTGCCCAGGACGCCATCGACACCCAGGATCACCACGTTTCCTCCGGTGCCGGTCACCTGTGACGCCGTGCGCAACAAGTGTCGCGAGATGCTGACCGCTGCCCTGCAGACGGACC ATGACCACGTGGCTGTCGGTGCAGACTGTGAGCGCTTGTCGGCCCAGATCGAGGAAT GCATCTTCCGGGACGTGGGGAACACGGACATGAAGTACAAGAACCGCGTGCGGAGCCGCCTCTCCAACCTCAAGGACGCCAAGAACCCCGGCCTGCGGCGCAACGTGCTGTGCGGCGCCATCACGCCCCAGCAGATCGCCGTCATGACCTCGGAG GAGATGGCCAGCGACGAGCTGAAGGAGATCCGCAAGGCCATGACCAAGGAGGCCATCCGCGAGCACCAGATGGCGCGCACGGGCGGCACGCAGACCGACCTGTTCACCTGCGGCAAGTGCAGGAAGAAGAGCTGCACCTACACGCAG GTGCAGACCCGCAGCTCCGATGAGCCTATGACCACGTTCGTCGTCTGCAACGAGTGTGGAAACCGCTGGAAG TTCTGCTGA
- the RGS19 gene encoding regulator of G-protein signaling 19 isoform X2, whose amino-acid sequence MSGPDAAPPAPPGRSPCCLCWCCCCSCSWNEERRRAWRASRESRLQPLPSCEACATPSPEEVRSWAQSFDKLMHSPAGRSVFREFLRTEYSEENMLFWLACEELKAEANQHVVDEKARLIYEDYVSILSPKEVSLDSRVREGINKKMQEPSAHTFDDAQLQIYTLMHRDSYPRFLSSPAYRALLLRGRSTSSSEA is encoded by the exons ATGTCCGGTCCCGATGCGGCCCCCCCGGCCCCCCCCGGGCGAAGCCCCTGCTGCTTGTGCTGGTGCTGCTGTTGCAGCTGCTCTTG GAACGAGGAGAGGCGGCGAGCGTGGCGAGCCTCCCGGGAGAGCaggctgcagcccctccccagctGCGAAGCCTG tgccacgccgagccccgAGGAGGTTCGGAGCTGGGCGCAGTCCTTCGACAAGCTGATGCACAGCCCAGCGGGCCGCAGCGTGTTCCGGGAGTTCCTGCGCACCGAGTACAGCGAGGAGAACATGCTCTTCTGGCTGGCGTGCGAGGAGCTCAAGGCCGAGGCCAACCAGCACGTGGTGGACGAGAAGGCGCGCCTCATCTACGAGGACTATGTGTCCATCTTGTCCCCCAAGGAG GTGAGCCTGGACTCCCGGGTGCGGGAGGGCATCAACAAGAAGATGCAGGAGCCGTCGGCGCACACGTTTGACGACGCGCAGCTGCAGATTTACACGCTGATGCACCGAGACTCCTACCCCCGCTTCCTCAGCTCCCCCGCCTACCGCGCCCTGCTGCTCCGGGGGCGCTCCACGTCCTCCAGTGAAGCCTAG
- the TCEA2 gene encoding transcription elongation factor A protein 2 isoform X1, which translates to MMGKEEEIARIARRLDKMVTKKSAEGAMDLLRELKAMPVTLHLLQSTRVGMSVNALRKQSSDEEVVTLAKSLIKSWKKLLDASDAKARERRRGGPLPTSSSKEASEAQDPSGPLSSRKRPELPRTPSTPRITTFPPVPVTCDAVRNKCREMLTAALQTDHDHVAVGADCERLSAQIEECIFRDVGNTDMKYKNRVRSRLSNLKDAKNPGLRRNVLCGAITPQQIAVMTSEEMASDELKEIRKAMTKEAIREHQMARTGGTQTDLFTCGKCRKKSCTYTQVQTRSSDEPMTTFVVCNECGNRWKVVLLSPAHVCLQPWATASAGRRPFPILCQQIQLLWRPALCPPGLPQKAAHPAPHPACRAPFFLFPPRY; encoded by the exons ATGATGGGCAAGGAGGAGGAGATTGCGCGGATCGCCCGGAGGCTGGACAAGATGGTGACCAAGAAGAGCGCG GAGGGAGCCATGGACCTGCTGCGGGAACTGAAGGCCATGCCCGTCACGCTGCACCTGCTGCAG TCCACCCGCGTCGGCATGTCCGTCAACGCCCTGCGGAAGCAGAGCTCGGACGAGGAGGTCGTCACGCTGGCCAAGTCTCTCATCAAGTCCTGGAAAAAGCTCCTGG ATGCTTCAGATGCCAAAGCCAGGGAGCGGAGAAGGGGCGGGCCTCTGCCCACATCGTCCTCCAAGGAGGCCTCCGAGGCCCAGGACCCCAG CGGGCCTCTCTCCAGCCGCAAGAGGCCAGAGCTGCCCAGGACGCCATCGACACCCAGGATCACCACGTTTCCTCCGGTGCCGGTCACCTGTGACGCCGTGCGCAACAAGTGTCGCGAGATGCTGACCGCTGCCCTGCAGACGGACC ATGACCACGTGGCTGTCGGTGCAGACTGTGAGCGCTTGTCGGCCCAGATCGAGGAAT GCATCTTCCGGGACGTGGGGAACACGGACATGAAGTACAAGAACCGCGTGCGGAGCCGCCTCTCCAACCTCAAGGACGCCAAGAACCCCGGCCTGCGGCGCAACGTGCTGTGCGGCGCCATCACGCCCCAGCAGATCGCCGTCATGACCTCGGAG GAGATGGCCAGCGACGAGCTGAAGGAGATCCGCAAGGCCATGACCAAGGAGGCCATCCGCGAGCACCAGATGGCGCGCACGGGCGGCACGCAGACCGACCTGTTCACCTGCGGCAAGTGCAGGAAGAAGAGCTGCACCTACACGCAG GTGCAGACCCGCAGCTCCGATGAGCCTATGACCACGTTCGTCGTCTGCAACGAGTGTGGAAACCGCTGGAAGGTAG TTCTGCTGAGCCCTGCGCATGTGTGCCTGCAGCCTTGGGCCACGGCCAGTGCGGGCCGTCGCCCTTTCCCCATCCTCTGCCAACAGATACAGCTTCTCTGGAGACCTGCTCTTTGCCCACCTGGCCTTCCTCAGAAGGCAGcacaccctgccccccaccctgcctgccgagcacctttcttcctctttcccccccgttattaa